GTCGGCGCACGGCAATGGTGGCGATGTCGTCGGTGCGCTGATTGGCGGCGCCGTGCTCGGGGCGGTGGTGACCTCCGCGCTGAATCCAGCGCCGGTGGTGGTTTACCAGCAGCCTGTGTATGCGCAGCCGGTGTATCAGCCGGCGCCGGTCTATGCGCAAGCGCCGCCGGGATATTGCTATGACCAATATCAGCGTGCCTATGTGGCGTGCGGTGGGCCGCCGCCGGCGCAATACGGCTATCCGCAGCCTCAGCCGGGTTGGTAATCGCGGAGCGCGCGCATCGTCGCGTGCGCACCAGACA
The nucleotide sequence above comes from Paraburkholderia aromaticivorans. Encoded proteins:
- a CDS encoding ecotin precursor, which translates into the protein MKKIAVALVMVGSLSVAGQASAHGNGGDVVGALIGGAVLGAVVTSALNPAPVVVYQQPVYAQPVYQPAPVYAQAPPGYCYDQYQRAYVACGGPPPAQYGYPQPQPGW